One segment of Carya illinoinensis cultivar Pawnee chromosome 1, C.illinoinensisPawnee_v1, whole genome shotgun sequence DNA contains the following:
- the LOC122281917 gene encoding clavaminate synthase-like protein At3g21360, which yields MSESANFVEMQIPHQKFYNGIQFPYALSPNPETPLSLSHLTQAIKSQKPFLEALLLKSGALLFRGIPVSTASTFNDVVEAFGFDELPYVGGGAPRTKVVGRVTTANESPPDQNIPFHHEMVQLPEFPSKLFFFCEVEPGSGGETPIVLSHIVYERMKERHPEFVGRLEEHGLVYTRVLLEDDDPLSPIGRGWKSTLSTEDKSVAGQRAAKLGMKLEWLKDGAVKTIWGPMPAIKYDKARQRNVWFNQMAFAYTVYDAGNDPGKAVTFGDGKPIPAYIINDCVNILEEESVAFPWQRGDILLLDNLAVLHSRRSSKTPRRILASLCK from the exons ATGTCGGAGTCGGCGAACTTCGTGGAAATGCAAATCCCGCATCAAAAGTTTTACAACGGAATCCAATTCCCATACGCTCTATCTCCCAACCCCGAAACTCCATTATCTCTATCTCATCTCACACAAGCCATCAAATCCCAGAAACCCTTTCTCGAAGCTTTGCTCCTCAAGTCCGGCGCCTTACTCTTCAGGGGCATCCCGGTAAGTACAGCCTCGACCTTCAACGATGTCGTTGAGGCCTTCGGTTTCGATGAGCTTCCGTACGTGGGAGGAGGCGCCCCTCGGACCAAAGTAGTTGGTCGGGTTACCACAGCAAATGAGTCCCCGCCCGACCAGAATATTCCTTTTCACCACGAAATGGTTCAG CTTCCGGAATTTCCCTCCAAATTGTTCTTCTTCTGTGAAGTAGAGCCTGGAAGTGGGGGAGAAACTCCTATAGTTCTTAGCCACATTGTctatgaaagaatgaaagagagaCACCCAGAGTTCGTTGGACGACTGGAAGAGCACGGATTGGTATATACGCGGGTATTGCTGGAAGACGACGACCCTTTATCTCCAATCGGACGTGGATGGAAGTCTACGCTCTCGACCGAAGACAAGAGTGTAGCCGGGCAAAG GGCTGCTAAGTTGGGTATGAAGTTGGAATGGCTTAAGGATGGTGCAGTTAAGACAATATGGGGTCCAATGCCAGCTATTAAGTACGACAAGGCGAGACAGCGCAATGTTTGGTTTAACCAAATGGCTTTTGCTTATACAGTCTATGATGCAGGGAATGATCCTGGGAAAGCTGTTACCTTTGGGGATGGCAAACCTATACCAGCTTACATCATCAACGACTGCGTCAACATccttgaagaggaatctgtagCCTTTCCTTGGCAGAGAGGTGATATTCTTTTGCTGGACAATTTGGCTGTTCTCCACTCCCGAAGATCATCTAAAACACCTCGCCGTATACTAGCTTCACTCTGCAAGTAG